The Flammeovirga yaeyamensis genome segment CCTTCTTACCAATTTTGACCCACTTCCAGAAATCGTTTAATAAAGGAATTCTAGGCGGCATGGCCACTAATTCTTTCTGATAATCATTTTGGTAAGTAGGATGATTGAGAATAGCCAAACAGTAAAAGAATATATTTTCTTTCGTCAGTTCAGACTCCTTTAAAGTACGCTCGATTTGAATTTTTTCTAAATCTTTGATCTCATTGGATAAATTACTGATACTAGAATTTATCGCCGATAACATTGATTTTTTTTCTGTAGCCCCACGATAGAGCTGAAGCATTTTATTTTGAAGTGCTTGAAGTTGAACTTGAATTAAATCTAATTCGTTATCCTCTTTTTCAATAATTCCCTCAATTTTTTGAGTAAACTTATGAAGCACAGGTAAGCGTTGTGTGTGCTTACTGATCAGTCCGATTTCGTATATCAGAAGCCCTTTTAAACTTGCTACAGTACTTTTCTTACCTGCCTCTGGCAGACGTGGGATATAGTATTGTTTAAAGCGTTGTAACGCCCAATCACTAACATTATCATCAAAAGAGGCATCTTCTTTATACATCTTTAATGGTAAGAGAGTGACTTGATGTTTTCTATCAAAAAAGTCGGATAAAACCGGAGCATTGGTCGAAATTATATCAAACCCTGTAGCAGCATTAGACCCAATACATAAGACAGGTTGTTCTTTATCCAATCCAAAAGAATGTGCATTCGTCCAAGCTTTCGTATCTTCTTCAGATAAGTATACCCATTTCTTTACAAAGGGCTTTTGATATACTTTGAGATAAGCTTCTTCGAATTCTTTTTTGTTATCAGGTAAAACTGCCTGGGCTACTGTTTTAGAAGATTCTTTCTGTAAATCTGCAACTTTAGAAACCAATTGTTTTTTATTGAAATCGGTGACCCAAGATTTATTTTTCAATTGTATAGGAGAGACCGCTTGTTGAAAAATACTCTTTTCCTTTTGAGAATACATACACAAAAACTTAGTGTATTCTTCAGAAGAAAGTGTGATCCAATCTCCAGAATCCTGACTGATCTCTGAAAAGTCCTCAAGGTAACTTGGAGCATAATACACCCCATCAAAATCATTTTCTTTATCGAAAATAAAACAATAGACCAATTGCTGTGAATATTGATGTGCTTGAATATACACTCTATGGCAGACTTCAGTCACTTTATCTCTCCAAAATTTATATTCAGGAGCAGCTGCTAAAGAATGATCACCTCGAATGACTAGAATACCATTGTTTCCCAAACGTTTTTTTGCCCAAAGTAACCAATAGGAGACAGGGTTTCTTTTTTGATCACCAGAAAATGCCTTTTTAACTTTATTCGTCCATTCTTTATGAGCACTTCTATTTCCCAACGACATCTGTTGAATCGTACCAAATACAATTTGAACAGGTTCTCTATTGAGATTGATGAGTTTGTCCAAATTAGAATCCTCTTCGGTAAACTCAAAGTGTGTTTGACCTTTAGGTTGAATGTCTACAAAACTTAAACTATTGCCATAAGATCGCTTACTTTCCGAGATCACGACTGCACACCAATAATAGACCAATAAATCATAACAAACGATGGTATTTGATTTAGCTTCATTGTCTAAAAATGGAGGTAAGGTAAATGAAGGATATAAATACTGAGCATGTTGTCCTGCATTATTTAAGTGTTTCTTCATCAGAGATTTGAACATGCCGTTAAAATAATCGGGCAATTCTTCTCCTTCCTCACGACCCATTAATTGAGTGTATAGCTCATTCCGATCCGTTCCGTTATCAAGAAGCACATCAATTTTTTCTTTTAATTGATGAATGGCTTCATTGAACGCATCTTTTTGCTCTAGAAATTGAAGCAAATTGTGAAATGCTAAATAAATAGGGTCAGCTTTCAGTTCCCCCAATTCATCTGATGTGAAAAGGTGGGATGAAATGCAGTCAGCGACAATATGTTCACTCAACATTTTTAATAAATCGTCCACATTAAATGTAGGGAAAAATGATTTCTTAAATGTTTTTATCAAGTGATCACCATGTTGTGCTACTTCGTTTCTGAAATTGCCTGCAAACTGTAATTGTTGCTGAATATTTAGTATAGCTTCTCCTATCAAGGTCTAATTGTTTTTACGCTCAATGTAGTTTCAAATGGCAAATAAAATGAATTACTTTGATTTAGTGTAGAGAAAGTACAACAATTAAAAATCATTTGTGATTATCCATCAAAATACTTCTCAACTTCGTATATTCGCATCAATAGAAAACACGACAAACAACATCAACTTTTAGGATGTAATTGTCCTTTGAATAGAATATTTATGAAGAAATTATTTCTGCTTGATGGCATGGCTTTGATCTTCCGTGCTCACTTTGCGTTAATTCGTAATCCTAGGATCAACTCTAAAGGAGTAAATACAAGTGCCCCAATGGGATTTGTCAACTCTTTATTGGAAATTCTAAAAAAGCAGGAACCTACACATATAGCCGTTTCTTTCGATTTATCTGCTCCAACATTTCGTCATGAGATGTACAAAGAGTACAAGGCAAATCGTCAGGAAACACCTGAAGATATATCCATCGCCATACCAATTGTAAAGAAAATCGTCGATGCCTTTAATATCCCTCGAATCGAAATGGAAGGTTTTGAAGCAGATGATGTGATTGGAACAATTGCTAAAAAAGCAGCTGCAGCGGGAGGTTTTCAAACCTATATGATGACACCCGATAAAGATTATGCTCAGTTGGTAGATGATAATACTTTCCTATACCGTCCATCTACAAAAGGTGGAATCGAAATCCTAGGACCAAAAGAGGTATTAGAGAAATTCGATCTAGATAGAGTAGATCAGGTAATTGACCTTTTAGGTTTACAAGGTGATGCAGTCGATAACATTCCAGGTGTTCCGGGTGTAGGACCAAAGACAGCATGTAAACTTCTAAAAGAATATTCTACTGTTGAAGGCATTATCGAAAATGTAGATCAACTAAAGGGTAAGCTTAAAGAAAGAGTATCTGATAATCGTGAACAAGCGATTCTTTCTAAAGAATTAGCGACGATTAAGATTGATGTTCCGGTAGAGTTCAATGAAGAGGAATTGAAAGTAAAAGAGCCAAACAAAGAAGAGTTGGTGAAGATTTTCAATGATCTTGAGTTTAAAACTTTATTGAAAAGAGTGTTCCCAGGTGAGGCACCAAAAAAGGTGACTCCAAAGCCGGGTGAACAAACATCTTTGTTTGGAGGTGGTGCTCCAGCCGCAAAAGCTGCTCCTGAAGAAGTGGTTGAAGAAGAGATCGAAATTCTTATTGATACGATTAATTCTATCAATAAAAATTACAGAATGATCGATTCTGAGGAGAGATATCAAGAACTTGTAGATTACTTGATAAAACAAAAGGAATTCGCTTTCGATACAGAAACGACTTCTCTAGATTCATTAGTGGCTCAACCCGTTGGTATTTCATTCTCCGCTAAAAAAGATGAAGGTTATTATGTGCCTTTAACATTAAACGAAGAGGAAGATCAAAAAATCTTATCTCACTTTAAAGCACTTTTTGCAGATGAGAAGATTTTGAAAATTGGTCAGAATCTTAAATATGATATTCAAATTTTAGATAATGTAGGTGTAGAGGTCAAAGGACCCTTCTTCGATACCATGTTGGCGCATTACTTAATTGAGCCAGATAAACGACATGGTATGGATACGTTATCAGAGCATTATTTAAATTATAAGCCTGTTTCTATCGAAACTATTCTAGGTAAAAAAGGGAAGAAACAGAAAAATATGAGAGATATCCCTGCTTCAGAAGTATATGAATATGCTTGTGAAGATGCAGATATCACGCTACAATTGAAATATGCTTTAGCTGATCAACTCAAAGAAAAAGAAGCAGAAACGTTATTCAACAATCTCGAAATGCCATTGATGGAAACATTGAGATTGATGGAAAAAGAAGGAGTAAATCTAAATGTTCCGTCTTTAGAAACGTACTCTGTGACCTTGGCAGAAGAAATCGTTCAATTGGAAAAAGATATTTATGCACTAGCAGGAGAGGAATTTACTATTTCTTCACCAAAACAGTTGGGTATTGTCTTATTCGAAAAAATGAAGTTGGTCGATAAGCCAAAGAAGACTAAAACAGGGCAATATGCCACTGGAGAGGAGATCCTTCAAGGTTTAAAACAACATGAAATTGTTGGTAAAATCTTAGACTTCCGTCAGTTAAACAAACTGAAGAGTACGTATGTAGATGCGCTTCCTAAGTTGATCAAAGAGGATGGTAGAGTGCATACAACGTACAATCAAGCCGTAGCAGCTACAGGGCGTTTAAGTTCGACAGATCCCAACTTACAAAACATTCCAATTCGTTCATCAAGAGGTAAGGAGATTAGAAAAGCCTTTGTTGCTCGAGATGAAGATCACGTATTTATGGCTGTCGATTATTCTCAAGTAGAACTTCGAATTATGGCTGCCTTCAGTAACGATGAGGAAATGATCAATGCATTTAAAGCGAAAAAAGATATTCACACTGCAACTGCAGCAAAAGTCTTTAAAGTAGCTGAAGAAGAAGTGGATGCAGATATGAGACGTAAAGCCAAAACAGCCAACTTTGGTATTATATACGGAGTTTCAGCCTTTGGTTTATCTCAACAATTGGACATCCCTCGTACAGAAGCAAAACAATTGATCGATGCTTATTTTGAGGAATTCCCTGCTGTGAAAAAATACATGGATAACGTAATCAATAAAGCACGTGAGGACGAATATGTAGTCACTTTGATGGGCCGTAGAAGATATTTAAGAGATATCAACTCAAGAAACTTTACGGTTAGAGGTATGGCTGAACGAAATGCGATTAACGCTCCAATTCAAGGTACAGCAGCCGATATCATCAAGAAGGCGATGATTGATATTCAAAAATGGATGGATACGCAAGATTTGAAATCCAAAATGATCATGCAGGTGCATGATGAATTGATTTTTGATGTTCATAAAGACGAATTGGACGTAATGAAATCAAAAATCAAAGAGTTGATGGAAAATGCCTACGAAATGAAAGTTCCTTTGGAAGTAGAAGTAGGTGAAGGTTTAAATTGGTTAGAAGCACATTAAGATGAATAAAGTGATGACGCCAACAAAAGAGAAGTCTTTTTTCATTGGTATGAAAGACTTCTTAAAATTAATTAGGTTCAATAACCTAATGATCATATTTATGACCCAATGGTTGGGCCGAATTTTCTTAATAGGTCCTTATCAAGAATGGAAAGACCATTTTACTGATATTGGTTTTTGGCTATTGACATTCTCAACCATGTTGATTGCAGCGGCAGGTTATATCATCAATGATTATTATGATATAAAAATTGATGCCGTAAATAAGCCAAAGAAACAGGTGGTGGGAAAAGTAATGAAAAGGAGAGTAGCGATATTAACGCATACGGTCTTCAATTTTGTTGCTATCGTTATTGGTCTATTTCTATCAAAAGAAATTGGGACTATCTTTTTCTTTACGACTTTTTGGTTGTGGTTATATTCTAATAATCTAAAAAGAAGAGCATTTATTGGCAACCTTAGTGTTGCAGCAATGACCTCTATGTCCATCTTTTTGATCAATATCTATTTTATAGAACACAATAAGGCGGTGTATCAATTTGGTTTGTTTGCCTTTTTTGTCTCTATTATTAGAGAAGTGATCAAAGATTTAGAAGACAAAGAAGGAGATGCACAATTTGGATGCAAGACACTACCAATTATTTGGGGTGATAAAAAAACAAAACAGTTCGTATATGTTCTGTTTGCGTTGTTCGTCATCTTATCTGCCTTGATCATACAGCGCATTGAAAATGAATATTTCCAATACTATTTTTCTGGTTTGATAATTCCAGCATTTTTCTTGATGTTTATGCTTCATAGAGCATCTTCAGTGAGGAATTATCATGATATCAGTAAATGGATAAAGTATTATATGTTAGCAGGCATTGTAGGGATGGTGTTTGTTTAAGTAAAAAATGAAGTTTATGTGATATTAAATATCTAACATAAACTTCATTTTTTTATCTAATTCGTTTTGTTTTTCTTTCGGAAGGGAAATTATAAAATCTCTGAGTCTATCTTTACTTATTACCCTCATTTGTGTGAGTACAATTTCTGAATCTTGAGGAAGGCCAGTCACTAATTTACTAAGTTGAACACCTAAAATTGTGTTACCAGTAACTTTTGTAGTTATAGGAATAGCATAACAAACAGTATTTCCATTTGCATTTAAAATCAAATCATTTTCGAAAATGACACAAGGTCTTTCTTTGCCTGTCATTTCGTTTTTTTTATTGTTTTGAGGTGTCAAGTCCACCCAATACATCTGATATTTTTTTAGCATTATGATTAAAGAATATCATTATCATTTAATTGTTCAAACTCATCCATGATTTCAGAATTGATTTTCAGAAGATTCGAAAACTCTTTTTCTAACTGCTTTTTTATCAATTCCTCTTTTAACTCTTTTACTTTGTCTTTTATAGCTTCAAGAAAAAACTCATTATTTGATTTATAATTAAAAGAGTTGACGATTTCATTTACTTCTTCTAGCAAACTTTCATCTGCTCTTAATGTGGTTGTTTTCATGATAGTAGGTATTTTATAATAAAACAAATTTACGACATCAATAAGTAGTATCAAAATGTGACTTCATTTAAGTTTTGTAAATCGATACTATGTTTTATCAACTTTCATAAACGATTAATTCTTTAGTAATAGGTTAATAATTGAAACTTCAAAATTCTTTCAAGTATAAAAAAAACACCCCAAAATAAAATTTTGAGGTGCTAAGCTAGTTAATTGAATTGGTAGAAAAGGGTGTTAAGCCGTTGCAACATCAGTACTTTCAAAAATCTTATCTGCTGATGAGGCGATAAAACCTTCAAAAAGTTGCCCGTCTTTAAGTTCATATCTTTTAGCAAACTCATAATAACAAGAAGGGATTTCGTACTCTCCTTCTATAAAGTTTACCTTCGTTTTATCTGCTAGGATAGAGGATTGCTCTAATAATTGCTCTTTAGAACCTTTGATTTCACCTCCTGAAGTATTCATAGGGAAGCCGTTGTCTTTTAAGAAATCATTAACTGATTCAAGTGTATCGAAGTTCTCCAATTTGTTGACATACACTGTAAAGTGATTGGCTCTGAATCCATACACATACATCCAAGCTGCATACTCTGATTCTGCAAGAAGTTTTTCGTAGATTTTGTGAGATGGAGTACCCCATGTTCTTCCTTGTAATAGAAGATCTTCGCTACTGTAATGAGGGATTTGAGAAATCTCTACACAAGTATCAGCTACTTCCTGAAGGAACTCACTGCACAACTCTAAGCGAAGTTCTGAGATAAAGATTTTTGGCATATCCTTATCAATACGATGTTCTAGGTGAATGGCTTTGAGTTTTTTGGCTTCGAAGATATAGTCTCCTTTTTTCTCATAACCCATAGCCAAGAAAGGCTCTGCAAGCTTTTCTTTGTTGACTAAATCATGATTGAAGGTACGGATAGCAATATGGTCGTTTGCTATGTTTTTCTCTCCTTTTTTCTTGAAAATATCATGAATTTTAGCAGCAGAAGGAGTTACATTGATGTACTTCTGCCATAAAAGGTCAATAATGTTTTTCATGTGTTTATTGGTAGTGTGTATCTTATTTATAAAACGTAAAATTTACATTTATAATGCAAATATACACACAGTTTCATAAGCACAAAATAAAATGATTATTAATTTTTTCTTTTGTAGATAATCGCACCATTATCAAGGATTACTTTCTCGTATTGTTCCTTGATAATACTTAAATAGGAAAGGACTTGTTCACCTTTTCCATTCAAATCGACAATGGCATCAGGCATATCTTCTTCGAAAGAGTTGTAGATAGAACGTATTTCGTCGTAAGAATCGACTTGATCAAAGAAACGGTTACAAACTTCCCAATTCAGGTAACCTGTTGCTAATTTTTTTCCTTTTAAGTAATTAAAATCGTCCCCAAATACGATAACACGTTCACCAAGGGTTTCCATACCATTAATAGGTTGTGAAAGGGCATCTTGATAAGGTGAATCTAAATTCTTGGGTAAAAAGCCAAAAGCGGTAGCATACATTATACCCAATAGAGAAAGGGTGTAAAATGCTGTGGTGATTTCGCCGATTAAACTTCTTCTGATCATCAGTAACTCGTGGGCTGTGAAGAAGGCAATAGCAGGTACAAATAATATTAATTGGAAAGTAGTTGTGTATATAGAGAAAATAAGGCTAATTATGGCCGTAATCACCCAAATTAACATCACTTGCTGAATGGATTGCTGATAATTAATAAAGGCATTATTTGAAAATGTTCTGAATGAGCCAAAGATAAACATCAATAATGGGAAGCCAAGTATGATCAATATTTGATCCCAACTTTGTATAAAGTCATGCTCGTTCCAACCAATTGACATTAAACTAGCTTGTACAAAACTTTCTAATGCTTGATTATAATAGAGATATATCAAATAACTTCCCCATACTAAAGAGAAGCCTATAAAAGCTAAGAAAAGACGTTGAAAAGAGGATACTCTAAAGGTAGCCAAGGCGAAAATACCCATCAATAAAAATGAAAAACTTGGTAAATAAGCCATTGATGCTAAACCGAAGAATACACCTGTATTTAATATACTTTGTTCTGTATCGGTTCGTTCCATCCTTAATAAACTTCTAAGACCTATCAATAAGAAGGTTAAAGAAATTAAGGTAGGCGAAAGGGTCATGAAATCGAAGCTGAAATTAGAAGCAATAAGGTAAATAAAACCTGGAACGAATGTTTTTTGTTTATACGCTTCACTTCTGTTCATCATGGAATTAAACATGATGGATTGTAAGGCGGTCAAGAAGGCTGCTATAATAAAATAAGCCGTTCTACTACCGTCAAAAAATTTTGCTATTAACCAATAAAAGCCTGCAGATATAGGTGCAACGTTGTCCCAAACATCACGATACATTGCTTTACCTTCTGCTAACTTTGCTCCTAAGGTAAGCCAATGAATTTCCTCTGTAAGTAAAGGAATATCGCTTAGCCAAATTGGTAGACGAATAATTACAAGTAGAATGAAAATAAAAATGACTCTTAGCGGGTCGTTAACTTTAAAAAATGAAAGCATGCTAAATGTAATTCAAAAAATGGTTTAATAGAGTACGGACATTGCAGTGCAACGTCCATACCATATATCTTTTGATAAGAATCTATCTTGTGTAAATATCATCATCATCTTCCTCCCCTTTGTCATCTGGGATATCAAGATCTTTGAATAAGTCTTCGATTTTTTCCGCCTCTTCAGCAGTGTTATCGTAGTAAAATCTTAATTCAGGAATAATTCTCGCCTGATGGCGAATTCTTTGTGCTAATAATTTTCTGATAGATTTATTCTGTTTATCGATCTCTTCTACTTTAGCTTCAGGATTTTTTTCCAACAAGAAGCTTAAGTACACTTTTGCAAGACCCAAATCAGGAGAAATTTCAACTTGTGTTACAGTGATAAAAGTACCACCAAACATGGCTACTGAGTTTTGTTGAAAGATTTCACCTAAATCTTTTTGAATTAATCTTGAAAATTTATGTTGTCTTTTACTATCCATTGTATGTAAAATATGAATTCAGTTTGAAAATGAAGATTCGACGGAATAATCTTCTGTAAAGGCATATTAGCCTAAATAAATAACTATCATACAAAATTGGGGAAAATAATTGGTTTATAAAGGCAATTGATACTATTCTTTCTCATCATCTTCATAATTATTATCATTATCAAAATCTAAAGGGAGTTGATCGCCATGTTTTCTCATCATTTGGTCAAAATCAAATTGCTCCATGTGTTGAGACGGCGAGACTTCTTCATCTTCCATCATTTGATCTTCCATACCAAATAATTCGGCTTCCGATTTTTCAGTATGATCACCCAATTCATCATCAAAGTCATCAAATTCTGAGTCTTCGTCTTCTTCTTCCTCTTCCATAACTTGTTGAGGTTGAAAATCGAGTACTTCATCTTGAATAAACTCATTGGTAGAACCACCAAAGTTGTTATCAATGCTACTAAAACTATGTTCGGATTCATCTTGAGGAACAGGATCATTTAGTGTGTGAGCCACAGAGATGATCATACTCAAGTCTTTATATAAATTCTTTAAGATAAATGATCGGGTTAAAGAGTGTGCTGTGTCTACTTTGAAAAGCTCCTTTCTGATATCAAGAAAAACATACATATGATTCCCTTTTAATATACAGCTGACTTTGGCTTTAAAATGCTTTGCTATTTCTGATAGTTTAGATACAAAATCGTCTTTTAAAGTGATTTCAGCCAAGGCTCTATTTTGAGCATACACTTTAAAGTTTTTTCTAAAATTGATATCCCTAATTGGAACATAATCACCATATCGAGTATCCGTTTCTTCAATTAATCTACCCACATGTCCCCATTGATGTTGGATATCATCATTAAATATATAAACATCCGTTTTTACTTCTTCTTGAAGTTCAAAAATCATAAAGAAACCATGAAAGTAGGTCTTGTACTTTAACTCAGGCTCTTTGATTTTATCAAGTACTTTGTTCTTTTTTGGAGGTAACTGTGTGGCTGCCTGAATTTCAGAAACCATCATTGGAGTACCCTCAATTGTTCCTTCTATGAGATCATCACCTGTATAAACATCAGGAATTAAGGTATGGAAACCACATTCTTTCCATCTATCAAGAGGAATGTAGCCTTCGGGATCGTATTGAAGAGATGGATCCATAAAACGCATCATTTCTCGAACGACTAATTCTTTGTACTCAATTTCGATCGTATCATCTTGATAATTTTCTTTGAAATAGGTGTAAGAAAAATAAGGAGCAAAAATGATCATGAAGTATAAACCATAAATATTGATTTGATCCAAGTAAATAAGTATCCAAGTAAAGAAAAGGAATAAAAATGTGAGACCACCAAACTGCAAACGTTTATTATGCATGGCGTACCTCTTCTTTTCTAATTCTTCCAACTGTGGTTGAATATGGACTTTAAAGTGCCCCTTAAAAGCGTCGAATGTTTTCATTTAAGCTTTATCGATGATCAATTTCAATGGAAGATATAAAAATAATCAATTAAGAGAGGTTTTAAAGTAGTTCTAAGTTCAATTTTAAATTGGATTTTACAGAATCTTATTAGAATTTTACGGGATGAATAAGTTTTTGGTGATACAAACTGCTTTCATTGGGGATGTAATTATGGCAACAGCTGTAGTCGAAAAACTAATTAAGTTTTACCCTGATGCTGAAATCGATTTTGTAGTGCGTAATGGTAATGAGGGATTGCTGAGAAATAACCCTCATGTGAATGAAGTAATCATTTGGAACAAAAAGGAAAATAAAAACAAAAACCTTTGGAGAGTTTCTATGGAAATTCGTCGTCGTAGATACGATCGTGTGATCAATTTACAGCGCTATTTCTCTACGGGTTTAATGACGTTCCTTTCTGGTGCCAAAACAACGGCAGGGTTTGATAAAAACCCTCTTAGCACAACGTTTACTTTAACCAAACAACATGTAATGGGTGAAGGAAGAGAAAGAGAGCACCACGAGGTGAGTCGTTACCTTTCTTTAATTGAAGACATTACTGACGCTGAGTTTGTTGGTCCAAAAATGTATCCAAGAGAAATTGATTACGAAAAGGCACATTTTGATAAGCCTTATGTAACGATGTCTCCATCATCGGTTTGGTACACAAAACAATTCCATAAAGATAAATGGGTGGAATTAATTAATAAGATTCCAACACGTGTAGCAGTAATTTTAAACGGCGGACCTGGAGATGGCGATTTATGTGATGAAATTGCTGTAAAATCGGGTAGAGAAAATATATATAACTGGGCAGGGAAATTTTCTTTCCTTCAGTCGGCAGCATTGATGAAAGGAGCGGAGATGAACTACGTGAATGATTCGGCTCCCCAGCATATGGCTAGTGCAATGAATGCTCCAGTAACAGCTATATTTTGTTCAACAATTCCAGAATTAGGATTCGGACCTTTATCGTCTGATTCTAAAATTGTTGAAGTTAAAGAAAAACTTTCTTGTCGACCTTGTGGTTTACATGGTTTAAAGAGTTGTCCAGAAGGACATTTTAAATGTTCTATGGATATAGATACAGAAGAATTAATATTACAGAAGTGGACTTAATCCATTTTCTGTAAGCACATGTTTCAAACATGATCTAACAACTAACAATTAACACTTTATGAAAAAATTTCACTTAACAGCGGGCCCAAGTGAATTGTATTTTACTGTGGAGCAACATATTCAGCAAGCATTAAAAGAGAATGTAGCTGTTATTTCCCACAGAAGTAAAGCTTTTCAAGACATGTTTGGTTTTACAGCATCTCAGGTGCGTGAGATGTTAAATGTGCCAGAGGACTATTACATGGTATTTACAGGTTCAGCAACCGAAGTATGGGAGAGATTAGCACAGAACTGTATTTCTAAAAAGAGTACACACTTTGTAAACGGATCTTTTTCTACTCGTTTTCATCAGTTTGCTGAGGCTTGGGGACACCAAACTCAAAAAATTGAAAAACCTTTGGGTGAAGGTTTTAATGCTGATGACTTCTCTATTGATGCGGATAGTGATTTTATTTCAATCACACAAAATGAGACCTCAACAGGGGTTCAGTTTCCATTAGAGGATATCTATAAAATCAGAGAAGAAAACCCAGACAAATTGATAGCCATCGATGCTGTATCGTCGATTCCATTCGTAGATATTGATTTGACAAAAGTCGATAGCTTGTATTTCTCTGTTCAAAAAGGAATGGGAATGCCTGCAGGTTTGGGGATTTGGTTGTTCAACGAAAGATGCCTAGAAAGAGCCAAAGAAATCAAAGCTTCTGGAAGACATTTAGGTGGTTACCATGATATGTTTACTTTGCTTAAAAATGCAGAGAAAAACATGACTCCTGCAACGCCAAATGCTTTAGGAATTTACCTTTTAGGTAAAGTTTCTGAAGATCTATTGCGTCGTAAGATGGATATCGTTAGAAGCGAAACTGAATATAAAGCAGGAATGCTTTATGCTGCAGTTGGTGCTCATAAAGATCTAGACTATGCAGTAAAAGAGGAGAGAGTTCGTTCAAAAACAGTCATTGTGATTGAAATATTAAACGGACGTTCGCCTAAAGATTTTATGGCTTATCTAGAAGAGAAGGGTTTAGTAGTGAGTACAGGTTATGGACCAAATAAGGCTACTCAAGTTAGAATTGCTAACTTCCCAACACACTCAAAAGAACTTTATTTCCAGCTGATCGATTTGATTAACGCTTGGTAAATTATACTTGTATGGACGTTGCATTGTAACGTCCATACACTTTTCATCTGAAATTCAGAATTCATGAAATCAACCACTATTACTTGGGGAGAAAAGAAAGCTTCCACTCAGATACTTTATTTGGCAGCTTCAACAATAGTATTTTTCATCTTTGTGTATTTATACAATTATCATTTAGATTCTCTGACAAAACAATTGTCTTTTTCTTTAATGTTGATGATCAGTGCTTTTGCTGCTGTAATTAGTGGGATCCAATTAGTGAAAAATACGAAAGGGAAGTCAGTATTAGGTATAGATGAAAAACAGATTGTAATTACTAATGAAAGTACATTTCTAAAAAAAAATCACACCCTACAACTTTCTGAAATTAAGAATATTAGTATCTACAAAAAGACAAAGCGGTTAGATTTCAATAAGAAGAATAAAGATAAAGACTTTTATTTAGTCATAGTTCAAAAGGATGGTGTTGAAATAAATGTCTTTCCATATGCTAAAATTGGCTTAGAAGATTTAAAGGCAATTGTGGAGTGGATGAATAAACAGATTAAGATGAAAAAGATTAGCTAATTTCTTTATGAAACAAAGTATTCTTTTTTCCAAAAATGACACAT includes the following:
- a CDS encoding type ISP restriction/modification enzyme; the protein is MIGEAILNIQQQLQFAGNFRNEVAQHGDHLIKTFKKSFFPTFNVDDLLKMLSEHIVADCISSHLFTSDELGELKADPIYLAFHNLLQFLEQKDAFNEAIHQLKEKIDVLLDNGTDRNELYTQLMGREEGEELPDYFNGMFKSLMKKHLNNAGQHAQYLYPSFTLPPFLDNEAKSNTIVCYDLLVYYWCAVVISESKRSYGNSLSFVDIQPKGQTHFEFTEEDSNLDKLINLNREPVQIVFGTIQQMSLGNRSAHKEWTNKVKKAFSGDQKRNPVSYWLLWAKKRLGNNGILVIRGDHSLAAAPEYKFWRDKVTEVCHRVYIQAHQYSQQLVYCFIFDKENDFDGVYYAPSYLEDFSEISQDSGDWITLSSEEYTKFLCMYSQKEKSIFQQAVSPIQLKNKSWVTDFNKKQLVSKVADLQKESSKTVAQAVLPDNKKEFEEAYLKVYQKPFVKKWVYLSEEDTKAWTNAHSFGLDKEQPVLCIGSNAATGFDIISTNAPVLSDFFDRKHQVTLLPLKMYKEDASFDDNVSDWALQRFKQYYIPRLPEAGKKSTVASLKGLLIYEIGLISKHTQRLPVLHKFTQKIEGIIEKEDNELDLIQVQLQALQNKMLQLYRGATEKKSMLSAINSSISNLSNEIKDLEKIQIERTLKESELTKENIFFYCLAILNHPTYQNDYQKELVAMPPRIPLLNDFWKWVKIGKKVYASSIQLMNEEVNLEVIGEDEYEKGKDIKLNNTQYLRNADLLYHQMHWGNTDLKELIIQQYKERKPLNRSLRKYFKEEISNINLIELVKNLETQSQLQQVLEEVMPEELFENKKPVLKLRKRS
- the polA gene encoding DNA polymerase I, producing MKKLFLLDGMALIFRAHFALIRNPRINSKGVNTSAPMGFVNSLLEILKKQEPTHIAVSFDLSAPTFRHEMYKEYKANRQETPEDISIAIPIVKKIVDAFNIPRIEMEGFEADDVIGTIAKKAAAAGGFQTYMMTPDKDYAQLVDDNTFLYRPSTKGGIEILGPKEVLEKFDLDRVDQVIDLLGLQGDAVDNIPGVPGVGPKTACKLLKEYSTVEGIIENVDQLKGKLKERVSDNREQAILSKELATIKIDVPVEFNEEELKVKEPNKEELVKIFNDLEFKTLLKRVFPGEAPKKVTPKPGEQTSLFGGGAPAAKAAPEEVVEEEIEILIDTINSINKNYRMIDSEERYQELVDYLIKQKEFAFDTETTSLDSLVAQPVGISFSAKKDEGYYVPLTLNEEEDQKILSHFKALFADEKILKIGQNLKYDIQILDNVGVEVKGPFFDTMLAHYLIEPDKRHGMDTLSEHYLNYKPVSIETILGKKGKKQKNMRDIPASEVYEYACEDADITLQLKYALADQLKEKEAETLFNNLEMPLMETLRLMEKEGVNLNVPSLETYSVTLAEEIVQLEKDIYALAGEEFTISSPKQLGIVLFEKMKLVDKPKKTKTGQYATGEEILQGLKQHEIVGKILDFRQLNKLKSTYVDALPKLIKEDGRVHTTYNQAVAATGRLSSTDPNLQNIPIRSSRGKEIRKAFVARDEDHVFMAVDYSQVELRIMAAFSNDEEMINAFKAKKDIHTATAAKVFKVAEEEVDADMRRKAKTANFGIIYGVSAFGLSQQLDIPRTEAKQLIDAYFEEFPAVKKYMDNVINKAREDEYVVTLMGRRRYLRDINSRNFTVRGMAERNAINAPIQGTAADIIKKAMIDIQKWMDTQDLKSKMIMQVHDELIFDVHKDELDVMKSKIKELMENAYEMKVPLEVEVGEGLNWLEAH
- a CDS encoding geranylgeranylglycerol-phosphate geranylgeranyltransferase, which codes for MTPTKEKSFFIGMKDFLKLIRFNNLMIIFMTQWLGRIFLIGPYQEWKDHFTDIGFWLLTFSTMLIAAAGYIINDYYDIKIDAVNKPKKQVVGKVMKRRVAILTHTVFNFVAIVIGLFLSKEIGTIFFFTTFWLWLYSNNLKRRAFIGNLSVAAMTSMSIFLINIYFIEHNKAVYQFGLFAFFVSIIREVIKDLEDKEGDAQFGCKTLPIIWGDKKTKQFVYVLFALFVILSALIIQRIENEYFQYYFSGLIIPAFFLMFMLHRASSVRNYHDISKWIKYYMLAGIVGMVFV